One segment of Actinomyces sp. 432 DNA contains the following:
- the mraZ gene encoding division/cell wall cluster transcriptional repressor MraZ — translation MFLGTHAPRLDDKGRLILPAKFREELAGGVILTRGQEHCIYAFTAAEFERMYAQLREAPLAQKQARDYVRVMLSGADSQIPDKQGRITIPAPLRAYAGLGRDLAVIGAGARVEIWDAGAWETYLAAQEQVFADTAEEIIPGFF, via the coding sequence GTGTTCCTGGGCACCCACGCTCCCCGCCTCGATGACAAGGGACGGCTCATACTCCCGGCCAAGTTTCGTGAGGAGCTTGCCGGGGGAGTGATCCTCACCCGTGGCCAAGAGCACTGCATCTACGCCTTCACCGCCGCTGAGTTCGAGCGCATGTACGCCCAGCTCCGCGAGGCTCCCCTGGCGCAGAAGCAGGCGCGCGACTACGTGCGCGTCATGCTCTCGGGCGCCGATTCGCAGATTCCCGACAAGCAGGGACGTATCACGATCCCCGCACCGCTGCGCGCCTATGCCGGGCTCGGACGCGACTTGGCGGTTATCGGCGCCGGCGCGCGCGTGGAGATCTGGGACGCGGGGGCCTGGGAGACCTACTTGGCCGCCCAGGAGCAGGTCTTCGCCGATACCGCGGAGGAGATCATTCCCGGGTTCTTCTGA